Proteins from one Dysgonomonas sp. HDW5A genomic window:
- a CDS encoding acetate uptake transporter, which translates to METKNVKIEVADPTTLGLFGLAIVTLVASSQKMELTSGLSLVLPWAIFLGGIAQLIASLFDFKHNNLFGATAFSAYGLFWIGMAMSWLIKLGCFGDTLAQAVDVKQLGFVFVGYMILTIIFTISGLKMSKAMFVLLLLIVVLFLGLALDSFGCGHVWHAVAAYAELAISLLTFYVLAAKYLNSFFGKNIVPVGSPILK; encoded by the coding sequence ATGGAAACAAAAAACGTGAAAATTGAAGTTGCCGATCCTACCACACTCGGATTGTTTGGTTTGGCGATTGTAACACTTGTAGCATCATCTCAAAAGATGGAATTGACTTCAGGTCTTTCTTTGGTATTACCTTGGGCTATATTTTTGGGTGGTATTGCACAATTAATAGCTTCTTTATTTGATTTTAAGCATAACAATTTATTTGGAGCGACAGCCTTTAGTGCCTACGGCTTATTCTGGATTGGTATGGCTATGAGCTGGTTGATCAAGCTTGGTTGTTTTGGGGATACATTGGCACAGGCGGTAGATGTAAAGCAATTGGGTTTTGTTTTTGTCGGGTATATGATATTGACAATTATCTTTACTATATCAGGACTTAAAATGTCGAAAGCGATGTTTGTTCTTTTACTTCTAATTGTAGTCTTATTCTTAGGGCTAGCATTAGACTCTTTTGGTTGTGGTCATGTATGGCATGCGGTAGCAGCTTATGCAGAGTTGGCTATATCGTTGCTTACATTCTATGTATTAGCAGCAAAATATTTGAATAGCTTTTTCGGTAAAAATATTGTGCCTGTAGGAAGTCCAATATTAAAATAA
- the fabD gene encoding ACP S-malonyltransferase yields MKAFVFPGQGAQFVGMGKDLYETSPVAKDLFEKANEILGFRITDLMFSGTDEDLRQTKVTQPAIFLHSVILAKTLGEEFKPDMVAGHSLGEFSALVAANALSFEDGLKLVYKRALAMQKACELNPSTMAAVLGLPDEKVEEICASITDEVVVPANYNCPGQIVISGTNAGIDKACELLKEAGAKRALKLSVGGAFHSPLMNPAKEELEKAINETEFSAPICPVYQNVTTVAETEPATIKKNLIAQLTAPVKWTQSAEHMIADGATEFVELGPGSVLQGLVKKINKEIATSGKQ; encoded by the coding sequence ATGAAAGCATTTGTATTTCCGGGTCAAGGTGCACAATTCGTAGGAATGGGTAAGGACTTGTATGAAACATCTCCTGTAGCTAAAGATTTATTCGAAAAAGCGAATGAGATTCTTGGATTTCGCATTACAGATTTAATGTTCAGTGGTACAGACGAAGACTTGCGTCAAACTAAGGTAACCCAACCAGCTATATTTTTACACTCGGTAATTCTTGCTAAAACTTTAGGTGAAGAATTTAAACCTGATATGGTTGCCGGTCACTCTTTAGGAGAATTTTCGGCACTTGTTGCAGCCAACGCTCTGTCTTTCGAAGACGGTTTGAAACTTGTTTACAAACGTGCATTAGCTATGCAAAAGGCTTGTGAATTGAATCCTTCGACAATGGCTGCCGTACTTGGTTTACCCGATGAAAAAGTAGAAGAAATATGTGCTTCTATTACCGACGAGGTGGTAGTGCCTGCAAATTATAACTGCCCCGGACAAATTGTAATATCGGGCACAAATGCAGGTATCGATAAAGCTTGCGAATTATTAAAAGAGGCTGGTGCTAAACGTGCTCTAAAACTTAGTGTTGGTGGTGCATTCCACTCTCCATTGATGAATCCGGCTAAAGAAGAATTAGAGAAAGCAATTAACGAAACTGAATTTTCGGCTCCTATTTGCCCTGTATATCAAAATGTAACAACAGTTGCTGAAACAGAACCTGCTACAATCAAGAAAAACCTGATTGCTCAATTGACTGCTCCTGTAAAATGGACTCAATCGGCTGAACATATGATTGCTGACGGTGCTACTGAATTTGTAGAACTAGGACCGGGATCAGTTCTTCAAGGTCTTGTTAAAAAGATCAATAAAGAAATTGCTACCAGCGGAAAACAATAA
- a CDS encoding nitroreductase, which yields MKKLLLLFVGSLFFISCQESKKETMGITPEHKNEVVEAIKNRRSIRSYKPEQIDQAQLDTIIDCGINAPSALNRQSWEVRVIQNADLLKRINDSFVDKAKGKELKGSAARSQEPGFSVFHGAPTLIIVAKDKSNPYSAVDCGLLAQNILLSAESMDIGTCTIGNMASILNDPDAKGFLKEINMPDTHEVAFGIAIGYKNESPEAKTRDTSKVQYVK from the coding sequence ATGAAAAAGCTATTACTCTTATTTGTTGGATCTTTATTTTTTATTTCTTGTCAAGAAAGCAAAAAAGAAACTATGGGAATTACACCAGAACATAAGAATGAAGTGGTAGAAGCGATTAAAAACCGCAGAAGCATCCGATCATACAAACCCGAACAAATAGATCAAGCTCAGCTAGATACTATTATCGATTGCGGAATCAACGCTCCCAGTGCCTTAAACAGACAATCGTGGGAAGTACGTGTGATTCAAAATGCTGATCTCTTGAAACGAATTAATGATAGCTTTGTCGACAAAGCAAAAGGTAAAGAACTTAAAGGTAGTGCCGCACGCTCTCAAGAACCTGGTTTCAGCGTATTTCATGGAGCTCCTACTCTTATTATTGTAGCTAAAGATAAAAGTAATCCATATAGCGCTGTCGATTGTGGATTATTGGCTCAAAATATATTATTAAGTGCAGAATCCATGGACATAGGAACGTGTACTATTGGTAATATGGCCAGTATACTCAACGATCCTGATGCCAAAGGGTTTCTGAAAGAAATCAATATGCCCGATACTCACGAAGTGGCTTTTGGTATTGCCATCGGATATAAAAACGAAAGTCCCGAAGCTAAAACAAGGGATACAAGTAAAGTGCAATATGTAAAGTGA
- a CDS encoding cysteine-rich CWC family protein has protein sequence MEKICPRCSTSFRCREDRVELCNCSKTNKAIGLRDYVKDTYDGCLCPTCLEVANSTFYNIGINPKFLNKKKTV, from the coding sequence ATGGAAAAAATATGTCCACGTTGTTCGACATCATTCAGATGCAGAGAAGACAGAGTTGAATTATGCAATTGCTCCAAAACCAATAAAGCGATAGGTTTACGCGATTATGTTAAAGATACATATGATGGATGCCTTTGTCCTACATGTCTTGAAGTAGCAAACAGCACATTTTATAATATTGGAATAAATCCTAAATTTCTAAATAAAAAAAAGACTGTTTGA
- the pheS gene encoding phenylalanine--tRNA ligase subunit alpha — protein sequence MIDKINKLLSEIEEIKAANTQQLEDLRIKFLSKKGAISVLMDDFRNVAAEEKKVLGAKLNELKTKAQDRINELKENLENSSSTDETIDLTRTAYPIQLGSRHPLSLVKKEICDIFKRLGFSIAEGPEIEDDWHVFSSLNFADDHPARDMQDTFFIARSPEVVLRTHTSSVQTRVMEKQEPPIRIICPGRVYRNEAISYRAHCFFHQVEALYIDKNVSFADLKQVLLFFAKEMFGADTKIRLRPSYFPFTEPSAEMDISCNICGGKGCPFCKHTGWVEILGCGMVDPNVLENCGIDSKVYTGYALGMGIERITNLKYRVKDLRMFSENDVRFLKQFENAQ from the coding sequence ATGATTGATAAAATAAACAAACTACTATCTGAAATAGAAGAGATAAAGGCTGCCAATACACAACAGCTGGAAGATTTGCGTATCAAATTTTTAAGTAAAAAAGGTGCGATTTCTGTCCTTATGGACGATTTTAGAAACGTAGCAGCAGAAGAGAAAAAAGTATTAGGAGCAAAACTGAATGAGCTTAAAACCAAGGCTCAGGATAGAATCAACGAATTGAAAGAGAATCTGGAAAATTCCAGTTCTACGGACGAAACGATAGACCTTACCCGTACAGCTTACCCGATACAATTGGGTAGCCGCCATCCTCTTTCGTTGGTAAAAAAAGAAATCTGCGATATATTTAAACGCTTAGGCTTCTCAATTGCCGAAGGCCCCGAGATTGAAGACGACTGGCATGTATTTTCGTCATTGAATTTTGCTGACGATCACCCTGCACGCGATATGCAAGATACATTCTTCATTGCACGCAGTCCCGAAGTAGTATTGCGCACGCATACTTCATCGGTACAAACCCGTGTGATGGAAAAACAAGAACCACCTATCCGTATTATTTGTCCGGGACGTGTATACCGTAACGAGGCTATTTCGTACCGTGCACACTGTTTCTTCCATCAGGTAGAAGCTCTTTATATCGATAAAAATGTATCGTTTGCCGACCTGAAACAGGTATTGCTTTTCTTCGCAAAAGAAATGTTTGGTGCAGATACTAAAATACGTCTTCGCCCTTCGTATTTCCCATTTACCGAGCCTAGTGCAGAAATGGATATTTCATGTAATATCTGTGGAGGAAAAGGTTGTCCTTTCTGTAAACACACAGGATGGGTAGAAATATTGGGTTGCGGAATGGTCGATCCAAACGTTCTTGAAAATTGCGGAATAGACAGTAAAGTATACACTGGATATGCCTTAGGTATGGGTATCGAACGTATTACCAACTTAAAATACAGAGTGAAAGACTTACGTATGTTCTCTGAAAACGATGTTCGTTTCTTAAAACAATTCGAAAACGCCCAGTAA
- the metN gene encoding methionine ABC transporter ATP-binding protein MetN yields MIELKDITKVFKQKDRTTTALSEVSLFVPKGKIVGVIGESGAGKSTLIRCVNLLERPTSGEIYVDGQNLTRMSESQLAKARRNIGMIFQHFNLLSSRTVFDNIAFPLELDKTPKAEIITRVKELLALVGLDEKANDYPSKLSGGQKQRVAIARTLASNPKVLLCDEATSALDPATTRSILSLLKEINKRLDITILLITHEMDVVKEICDEVAVISDGQLIEQGTVADIFSHPKQALTKQFIASSLHMEIPADYQENLVALPQAGKHPLLQLEITGQSVDAPVLSEVARLFDIDSNIINARMDYVGGMKFGVMLVEFISSAENENRAIEFLKSKNIKVEVLGYV; encoded by the coding sequence ATGATAGAGCTAAAAGATATAACAAAAGTATTCAAGCAAAAAGACCGAACCACAACTGCACTTTCCGAAGTATCTTTATTTGTTCCCAAAGGGAAGATTGTAGGAGTAATAGGTGAATCGGGAGCAGGAAAAAGTACGCTTATTCGTTGTGTGAATTTGTTGGAACGACCCACTTCGGGAGAGATATACGTTGACGGGCAAAACCTTACCCGCATGTCGGAATCGCAGTTGGCAAAAGCACGAAGAAATATTGGGATGATATTTCAGCATTTCAATCTATTGTCGTCACGAACAGTATTCGATAATATAGCATTTCCTCTCGAATTGGATAAAACTCCCAAAGCCGAAATAATTACACGTGTAAAAGAATTATTGGCATTGGTAGGTTTGGACGAAAAAGCAAACGATTACCCGTCTAAACTGTCAGGAGGTCAAAAACAGCGTGTAGCCATTGCCCGAACTTTGGCAAGTAATCCTAAAGTATTGTTGTGTGATGAGGCAACCAGTGCCCTAGACCCTGCGACAACACGTTCGATATTATCGCTGCTGAAAGAAATCAATAAACGTCTGGATATAACCATTCTTCTAATCACGCATGAAATGGATGTAGTAAAAGAAATCTGTGATGAAGTTGCCGTTATCAGTGACGGACAACTGATAGAGCAGGGAACGGTTGCCGATATTTTTTCGCATCCCAAGCAAGCTTTAACCAAGCAGTTTATTGCATCGTCTTTGCATATGGAAATACCTGCCGATTATCAGGAAAATCTGGTTGCTCTGCCACAAGCAGGTAAGCATCCTTTGTTACAGCTCGAAATAACAGGGCAGTCGGTAGATGCACCCGTACTATCGGAGGTGGCACGTTTATTCGATATCGACAGTAATATAATTAATGCTCGCATGGATTACGTGGGAGGAATGAAATTTGGAGTTATGCTTGTTGAATTTATAAGTTCCGCCGAAAACGAGAACCGTGCGATAGAATTTTTGAAAAGTAAAAATATAAAAGTGGAGGTACTGGGTTATGTCTGA
- a CDS encoding DUF1653 domain-containing protein, translating to MDSKSKERFFVHFKGNRYKFISLAKDSETLEDMVVYQALYGEYGIWVRPASMFFGKVIVDGVEVDRFKEEL from the coding sequence ATGGATTCAAAATCAAAGGAACGTTTCTTTGTACATTTTAAAGGAAACCGTTATAAATTTATAAGCCTGGCTAAAGACAGTGAAACTTTAGAGGATATGGTTGTTTATCAAGCGTTATACGGTGAGTATGGTATTTGGGTAAGACCTGCATCTATGTTTTTTGGTAAAGTAATAGTCGATGGAGTAGAGGTCGACCGGTTTAAAGAAGAACTTTAA
- the metQ gene encoding methionine ABC transporter substrate-binding lipoprotein MetQ produces the protein MRLKIVQIFVICIASVILLNSCGRRRKNDPNYIRVAVVLGPEYIVAKTAQKVAKERYNLDVDLVTLTDYVVPNTLLDQGDIDANVFQHVPYLENQMQERGYKLAVVGNAFVYPLAGYSKKIKTLAELKDGSTIVIPNDLTNGGRALLLMQKQGLIKLRDNVGFIPKVTDITENPRNLKIVELEAPQLPRVLDDDKVTIAIINNTFAAGVGLTLEDGIFVEEKDSPYVNVIVSREDNKDDDRVKRFVKAFQSDEVAETARREFKGGAIKGW, from the coding sequence ATGAGATTAAAAATAGTTCAGATATTCGTTATATGTATTGCATCCGTTATTTTGCTGAACTCTTGTGGACGCAGACGAAAAAACGACCCTAATTATATTCGTGTAGCAGTAGTGCTTGGACCCGAATATATTGTAGCCAAAACAGCTCAGAAAGTAGCAAAAGAACGCTATAATCTCGATGTTGATCTGGTTACACTTACCGATTATGTTGTGCCCAATACATTGCTCGATCAAGGCGATATTGATGCCAATGTATTTCAGCATGTGCCTTATCTCGAAAATCAAATGCAAGAGCGAGGCTATAAACTGGCGGTTGTAGGCAATGCCTTTGTATATCCTTTAGCCGGTTATTCGAAGAAAATAAAAACATTAGCCGAGCTAAAAGACGGCAGTACGATAGTCATACCTAATGATCTGACTAACGGTGGTCGTGCCCTTCTGCTGATGCAAAAACAAGGACTTATAAAACTTCGTGACAATGTCGGCTTTATTCCCAAAGTAACCGATATTACAGAAAATCCCCGAAACCTGAAAATCGTGGAGTTGGAAGCTCCTCAACTGCCTCGTGTTCTGGATGATGATAAAGTAACAATAGCTATCATAAATAATACTTTTGCAGCGGGTGTTGGGCTGACATTGGAAGACGGTATTTTTGTAGAAGAGAAAGATTCCCCATATGTTAACGTGATTGTGTCACGTGAAGACAATAAGGATGATGATAGGGTAAAACGATTTGTAAAGGCTTTTCAATCGGATGAAGTTGCAGAAACAGCCAGACGTGAATTCAAAGGCGGAGCTATTAAAGGTTGGTAA
- the metI gene encoding methionine ABC transporter permease MetI — translation MIEILIKGTWETIVMTFVSGFFGFVLGLPIGVSLFITSKGQIRDNKTVNKTLAFFVNIFRAIPFIILIVWMIPFTRLIVGTSIGVEAALVPLSIGAAPFIARMVENSLLEVPSGLVEASRAMGATPFQIIRKVLLPEAMPSLINCASITLITLVGYSAMGGAVGAGGLGQVGYQYGYVGYDTTVMNVVLVLLVVLVFIIQTLGNFISKKVDHR, via the coding sequence ATGATAGAAATATTAATAAAAGGAACTTGGGAAACCATCGTGATGACATTTGTTTCGGGTTTCTTCGGCTTTGTATTGGGACTGCCTATCGGCGTCTCGCTTTTTATAACCAGCAAAGGACAAATCAGAGACAATAAAACGGTGAATAAAACATTGGCATTCTTTGTGAATATATTCAGGGCAATACCATTTATTATACTTATTGTTTGGATGATACCCTTTACCCGCTTGATCGTAGGTACATCTATCGGTGTAGAAGCAGCATTGGTACCGTTAAGTATAGGTGCAGCTCCGTTTATAGCCCGTATGGTGGAGAATAGTTTGCTCGAAGTACCTTCGGGACTGGTCGAAGCATCACGAGCCATGGGAGCTACCCCCTTTCAGATCATCCGAAAAGTATTGTTGCCCGAAGCTATGCCTTCGCTTATCAATTGTGCATCTATCACTTTGATTACTCTTGTAGGATATTCAGCCATGGGCGGAGCTGTGGGTGCAGGAGGTTTGGGACAGGTAGGCTATCAATATGGTTACGTAGGCTATGACACTACCGTGATGAATGTAGTATTAGTACTTTTGGTGGTATTGGTATTTATTATTCAGACCTTAGGCAACTTTATTTCAAAGAAAGTAGATCATAGATAA
- a CDS encoding NAD(P)H-dependent oxidoreductase, with amino-acid sequence MKKIFVINAGQKLGESEGQLNKTLSDWTAGYFKNSGEYEIKFTDINSEYNLSEEVEKFVWADVIIYHTPIWWFQLPFGFKEYIDRVFSEGHQKIYVSDGRRSANPTRNYGTGGALHGRKYMLTTTWNAPEEAFTIEDEFFRQHSVDDGVMFGFHQMNQFIGLSRIESFHFYDVMKNPQIDHSKEIYLKHLEKITPSL; translated from the coding sequence ATGAAAAAAATATTTGTAATAAATGCAGGTCAAAAATTGGGCGAATCGGAAGGTCAACTGAATAAAACATTATCAGACTGGACTGCCGGTTATTTTAAAAATAGTGGAGAATATGAAATCAAATTTACCGATATAAATAGCGAGTATAATTTGAGCGAAGAGGTCGAAAAGTTTGTTTGGGCAGACGTAATTATTTATCATACACCTATCTGGTGGTTTCAGTTACCTTTTGGCTTTAAAGAATATATTGACCGTGTATTTTCCGAAGGTCATCAAAAAATCTATGTGTCTGATGGTAGACGTTCGGCGAACCCTACACGTAATTATGGAACAGGAGGGGCTTTGCATGGCAGAAAGTATATGTTGACTACAACGTGGAATGCTCCGGAAGAAGCTTTTACAATTGAAGACGAATTTTTCAGACAACACAGTGTGGATGATGGGGTCATGTTTGGATTTCATCAAATGAATCAGTTTATAGGATTATCTCGAATAGAGAGCTTTCATTTTTATGATGTGATGAAAAATCCACAGATAGACCATTCAAAAGAAATATATCTCAAACATTTGGAGAAAATAACACCTTCTCTTTAA